A stretch of the Mycobacteroides immunogenum genome encodes the following:
- a CDS encoding AfsR/SARP family transcriptional regulator, translated as MRVGVSVLGPLAVTVHGSSGAIAVPITAAKHRSLLAALVTAKGRAASFTAIAEHLWGDEPPRNARSAVHVHVARLRRVLDTAAPGAGSVIVSTTHGYRLDVAEDDVDIGQVRQLVARADSARRQSDVLLENEHVTAALALWRGAPFEDVESVAIAHAEAVRWDEHRTALVERAFGVALDLGRHAAVLGELRAELRAHPLRERLAEQLMLASYRCGRQAEALEVYRGLVRRLTEDLGIDPGERAQQLFTQILTQDPALDLVVAGTHQDSPQNDASEAYCTLPRSRARLFGRDDELAALAGYLAVDRPDVTVIAGPPGSGKTALAVSAALASADRYPDGQWFVQAHDIGAGALARELLVHAGLGANGIPDEPAARCALVRRILARKTILLVIDDVIAVGEVASLLPGSGASAVLLTSRSALPELSSAHEANLIRLGSLTPESANKLLAEAIGGFESTPGTGELEEIAELCGYNPASLHAVAAGIRGRPSRHRAAVVAELRNGRVPGVHELELGRLGDASRELAHAMSLVAGGHFVRESLSALVGFTAAEIARSLDELAHSHVITEFEDGTVALSGGVATQLAARPLTAGYERALDRLAVWYLEGPDYPSRSFSLRHRLTMLALVHPASGLSARPRLALSAFALSKFDIASGDPDVYAVAAHGASAARELGDHFQFTRFADVTRRLRDGVSATGELWLPGQDSAAARADADREALEGHLRRALHLAEEVESSDRIANLYAYQSDNLARIGHALVGLNRLDEASVVHHRALRVAKDNHNPYALATAHLNLSTVLLLEEEFAVSRQHAATAVGMFRELEEPAGEARASVALGDVLRATRMLEESEAQHKHALDIAEGLSDVRIEVEAMIGLALTYRYLNDPKRALAHGAQSTQRASQAGLRVLEGRALGVHAVNHLFAGSPHRSRVLIRAAVEIHDDTGHELERQCALRWMSIAESGGARPVSER; from the coding sequence GTGCGGGTGGGTGTATCGGTGCTCGGGCCGTTGGCCGTCACCGTGCATGGCTCCAGTGGTGCGATCGCGGTGCCGATCACGGCCGCCAAACATCGGTCACTGCTGGCCGCACTGGTGACGGCCAAAGGCAGGGCCGCCTCCTTTACGGCGATCGCCGAGCATCTCTGGGGGGATGAGCCGCCGCGGAACGCGCGTTCGGCGGTCCATGTGCACGTGGCGCGGCTGCGCCGTGTGCTGGACACCGCCGCACCGGGGGCCGGTTCGGTCATTGTGTCGACCACACATGGTTATCGTCTGGATGTCGCCGAAGATGACGTCGACATCGGGCAGGTCCGGCAGTTGGTCGCACGCGCGGATTCAGCACGCCGGCAATCCGACGTTCTGCTGGAGAACGAGCACGTGACCGCGGCGCTCGCGCTATGGCGCGGCGCCCCGTTTGAGGACGTGGAGTCCGTCGCGATCGCGCATGCCGAGGCGGTCAGATGGGACGAGCACCGGACCGCGCTCGTGGAACGGGCGTTTGGCGTGGCGCTTGATCTCGGTAGGCACGCTGCCGTTCTCGGCGAGCTGCGCGCGGAGCTGCGCGCGCACCCCCTGCGTGAACGACTTGCCGAACAGTTGATGCTTGCGTCGTACCGGTGCGGGAGGCAGGCCGAGGCTCTCGAGGTCTACCGCGGGTTGGTGAGAAGGCTTACCGAGGACCTGGGCATAGATCCGGGCGAGCGGGCGCAGCAGCTGTTCACTCAAATCCTGACGCAAGATCCTGCCCTGGATCTGGTCGTGGCCGGCACCCACCAGGACTCGCCGCAAAATGACGCGTCCGAGGCGTACTGCACGTTACCGCGTTCTCGTGCCCGGCTTTTCGGCCGGGATGACGAGCTCGCGGCATTGGCCGGATATCTCGCGGTGGACCGCCCCGACGTGACAGTGATTGCCGGCCCGCCCGGCAGCGGCAAGACCGCATTGGCCGTATCCGCGGCCTTGGCGAGCGCGGACAGGTATCCCGATGGCCAGTGGTTCGTGCAGGCCCACGATATCGGCGCGGGCGCGCTGGCCCGGGAACTGTTGGTGCATGCGGGATTGGGGGCCAACGGAATCCCGGATGAGCCGGCGGCACGGTGCGCACTGGTGCGGCGTATCTTGGCACGCAAGACGATTCTGCTTGTCATCGACGACGTCATCGCAGTCGGCGAGGTTGCCTCATTGCTGCCCGGATCGGGAGCTTCCGCTGTGCTCCTGACAAGCAGGTCGGCATTGCCCGAGCTGTCCTCAGCACACGAAGCGAACCTGATCAGGTTGGGCTCCCTGACTCCGGAATCAGCGAACAAGCTTCTTGCCGAGGCGATTGGGGGCTTCGAATCCACTCCGGGAACTGGCGAACTCGAAGAGATCGCGGAGCTGTGCGGTTACAACCCTGCCTCGTTGCATGCGGTTGCCGCAGGTATCAGAGGACGCCCATCTCGGCACCGCGCTGCCGTGGTCGCGGAGCTGCGCAATGGCCGGGTGCCTGGAGTGCATGAGCTCGAGCTAGGCCGGCTGGGTGACGCCAGCCGTGAGCTCGCGCATGCGATGAGTCTGGTGGCCGGTGGTCATTTTGTACGTGAATCCCTTTCGGCCCTGGTCGGATTCACGGCCGCCGAGATAGCGCGCTCGCTCGACGAGCTTGCGCATTCCCATGTGATCACTGAGTTCGAAGACGGCACGGTCGCGTTGTCGGGTGGAGTCGCTACGCAATTGGCGGCCCGCCCGCTTACCGCTGGATACGAGCGGGCTCTGGACCGGCTCGCCGTCTGGTACCTGGAGGGCCCCGACTACCCTTCGCGTTCCTTCAGCCTGCGTCACCGGCTCACCATGCTGGCATTGGTACATCCGGCATCGGGATTGTCCGCGCGGCCGCGGCTTGCGCTGTCGGCCTTCGCGCTGAGCAAATTCGACATTGCCAGCGGTGACCCAGACGTGTATGCGGTTGCCGCACACGGAGCATCGGCCGCGCGTGAGCTTGGCGATCACTTCCAATTCACCAGGTTCGCCGATGTGACGCGGCGGCTGCGCGATGGTGTCTCGGCGACCGGTGAGCTGTGGCTCCCGGGCCAAGATTCGGCTGCCGCGCGGGCGGACGCGGATCGAGAGGCCCTGGAGGGACACCTGCGGCGTGCGCTCCACCTCGCTGAGGAGGTGGAGAGTTCCGACCGAATCGCGAATTTATATGCATACCAATCAGATAACCTGGCACGCATTGGGCACGCTCTTGTCGGTTTGAATCGGTTGGACGAGGCGTCGGTGGTCCACCACCGGGCCTTACGGGTGGCCAAGGACAATCACAACCCCTATGCGCTGGCCACCGCACATCTCAATCTCTCCACCGTCCTGCTCTTGGAGGAGGAGTTCGCAGTCTCGCGCCAGCACGCGGCCACGGCGGTCGGAATGTTCCGGGAACTAGAGGAACCCGCGGGTGAAGCACGCGCGTCCGTCGCTTTGGGCGATGTGCTGCGCGCAACGCGAATGTTGGAGGAATCCGAGGCGCAGCACAAGCACGCGCTGGATATCGCGGAGGGCTTGTCGGATGTGCGGATCGAGGTGGAAGCAATGATCGGGTTGGCTCTGACGTACCGCTATCTCAACGACCCGAAGCGAGCCCTGGCGCATGGTGCCCAATCGACGCAGCGCGCGTCGCAGGCTGGATTGCGGGTACTGGAAGGCCGTGCACTGGGCGTGCACGCGGTCAATCATCTGTTCGCGGGCAGCCCGCACCGCTCGCGTGTGCTCATCCGGGCTGCGGTGGAGATACACGACGACACAGGGCATGAGCTCGAAAGGCAGTGCGCGTTGCGGTGGATGTCGATCGCTGAGTCAGGGGGCGCGCGGCCAGTAAGCGAGAGGTAA
- a CDS encoding flavin reductase family protein produces the protein MAHTSAPILLRTDHGNAPVDHGDGFRLAARCLASSVAVVSVNDGGKVLAKTVSSFTTVSLLPQLVSVWVGSRSPIAHAAAMADVFSVSILEAGQEDISIALSEPGSGSRGTAAIGIATTAVPSGAVAISGCLSWFDCRVHDLVEGGDHTLLIGQVTATGRREGSPLLYHDGRYRTLGTPAPQRRT, from the coding sequence GTGGCACACACCAGCGCGCCGATTCTGCTTCGCACCGACCATGGCAACGCGCCCGTCGATCACGGCGACGGGTTCCGCCTGGCCGCCCGCTGCCTTGCCAGCAGCGTCGCAGTTGTCTCGGTAAACGACGGTGGCAAGGTGCTGGCGAAGACGGTGTCGTCATTCACCACCGTCTCCCTGCTGCCCCAACTCGTCTCGGTATGGGTGGGCAGCCGATCGCCCATCGCGCATGCCGCCGCGATGGCAGATGTGTTCAGCGTCAGCATCCTTGAGGCAGGCCAGGAAGACATCTCCATCGCCTTGTCGGAGCCCGGATCCGGCTCCCGCGGTACCGCGGCGATCGGCATCGCGACCACGGCGGTGCCGTCGGGCGCGGTGGCCATCAGCGGCTGTCTGAGCTGGTTCGACTGCCGCGTACACGATCTCGTCGAGGGCGGAGACCACACGTTGCTCATCGGGCAGGTCACCGCCACCGGCAGACGTGAGGGAAGCCCGCTCCTGTACCACGACGGCCGTTACCGGACGTTGGGCACACCAGCACCACAACGCCGAACTTGA
- a CDS encoding 4-hydroxyphenylacetate 3-hydroxylase family protein, with product MTASIEATRPRAGSDGPIIGTPPRGLQTSARYLRELDDGRSVWLNGEKIANVAEHPAFAEAARELGRLFDLQHSPEFKDLLTVEEQGTRIATAYQLPTTIEHLRAKRRNADVWMYESWGLHGRSPAFMSTIGVGLYDFRKRLGTNRPEFGVNAENYYRHLAENDLVLAHALGDPQIDRSATPLDDEDLALRVVSENSDGIVVRGAKQLTTLAPYAHEVLVYLSASFANRGAERFVVWFGIPVATEGLTVLSREPLGHEGFGHAHPFGKRFDEQDSMLFFDDVFVPWERVLLLRDGQLAREGLGRINAWSQYVGQVRFRERLQSLLSVGIVLAESIGVDGFRNIQEDLGELASYVEILDHFIDAGEATAQPTDGGLLAPGATPAAAIWAAQIAPRCTEIVRRIGSAGILMQPTEADLQSPLRPYLDRYMRGKNLPVEDKSRLFRLAWDLTADSFGSRQDLYEFVHRGDITRNRINLLRRHQDSRHVQRVRDVIKNPLHPAVTTARGQHPDETKGTP from the coding sequence ATGACAGCGAGTATCGAGGCAACCCGGCCCCGGGCCGGATCGGACGGTCCTATCATCGGGACGCCACCGCGGGGCTTACAGACATCCGCCCGCTATCTGAGGGAACTGGACGACGGACGGTCGGTCTGGCTCAACGGGGAGAAGATCGCGAACGTAGCCGAGCACCCCGCGTTCGCAGAGGCAGCGCGGGAATTGGGCCGACTGTTCGACCTGCAACATTCGCCGGAATTCAAAGACCTACTGACTGTTGAAGAACAGGGCACGCGCATCGCGACCGCCTACCAGTTGCCAACCACGATCGAGCATCTGCGGGCCAAACGCAGGAATGCCGATGTGTGGATGTACGAAAGCTGGGGTTTGCACGGTAGGTCGCCTGCCTTCATGTCGACCATCGGTGTGGGGCTGTACGACTTCCGGAAGCGGCTGGGCACGAACAGGCCGGAATTCGGCGTGAACGCCGAGAACTACTATCGGCACCTGGCTGAGAACGATCTGGTGCTGGCACACGCGCTGGGTGATCCACAGATCGACCGCAGCGCCACCCCGTTGGATGACGAGGATCTCGCACTGCGTGTGGTGTCCGAGAACTCAGACGGGATCGTGGTTCGGGGCGCCAAACAGCTCACCACCCTGGCCCCGTACGCCCATGAGGTCCTTGTCTATCTATCGGCCTCCTTCGCCAACAGAGGAGCCGAACGGTTCGTCGTCTGGTTCGGAATCCCGGTGGCCACCGAGGGGTTGACGGTTCTCAGCCGAGAACCGTTGGGCCATGAGGGATTCGGACACGCACATCCGTTCGGCAAGCGTTTCGATGAACAAGATTCCATGCTGTTCTTCGACGACGTGTTCGTGCCGTGGGAGCGTGTACTACTGCTGCGCGACGGGCAACTCGCCCGCGAAGGGCTCGGGCGAATCAACGCGTGGAGCCAATACGTCGGACAGGTCAGATTTCGTGAGCGGCTGCAATCGCTGTTGTCGGTCGGCATCGTGCTTGCCGAATCGATTGGGGTGGATGGATTTCGCAACATCCAGGAAGACCTCGGCGAATTGGCCAGCTATGTCGAGATCCTCGACCATTTCATCGACGCCGGAGAGGCCACCGCGCAACCTACCGACGGTGGGCTACTCGCACCCGGAGCAACCCCTGCCGCCGCGATTTGGGCCGCCCAGATCGCTCCTCGATGCACCGAGATCGTCCGGCGGATCGGCTCCGCGGGGATCCTCATGCAACCCACCGAAGCCGACCTCCAGTCCCCGCTGCGGCCGTACCTCGACCGCTATATGCGCGGTAAAAACCTTCCGGTAGAGGACAAGTCCCGCCTATTCCGGCTGGCATGGGACCTGACGGCGGACAGCTTTGGGTCGCGCCAAGACCTCTACGAATTCGTCCACCGTGGTGACATCACCAGGAACCGGATCAACCTCCTTCGACGCCACCAGGATTCGCGCCACGTTCAACGCGTGCGCGACGTCATCAAGAACCCATTGCACCCCGCGGTGACCACTGCACGGGGCCAGCATCCGGACGAGACGAAAGGCACTCCATGA
- the aroF gene encoding 3-deoxy-7-phosphoheptulonate synthase: MIIELVPGTDEASAERIADALQEAGFHPWRGGTHHNIVLHPAPKPDRVRDLLAFDGVAAVIATSGKLRRTDRRYRPEGTVVPIADQTFIGGRNFVIAAGPCAVESCQQVGKTAEAVRLGGANILRGGAYKPRTSPFSFQGLGREGLRLLEIARAQTGLPVVTEVVDAADVDAVAASADIAQVGARNMQNFELLKALGRTQVPVLLKRGMAATIDEWLLAAEYLLDGGNPNVVLCERGIRTFEPSTRFTLDVSAVAVVKQLSRLPVIVDPSHAAGRVDLVAPLAKAAAAAGADGIIVDVHIDPESASCDADQALLPGQFAALVRELTPVLDALGRPLATGRPEGPALVPAGGRFTVPEGAAS, from the coding sequence ATGATCATCGAGCTCGTGCCAGGCACCGACGAGGCATCGGCGGAGCGGATCGCCGACGCACTCCAGGAGGCCGGCTTTCACCCGTGGCGTGGCGGCACGCACCACAACATCGTGTTGCATCCCGCGCCCAAGCCCGATCGTGTGCGCGACCTGCTCGCGTTCGACGGAGTCGCCGCGGTGATCGCCACCTCGGGGAAGCTTCGCCGCACCGACCGCCGATACCGCCCGGAGGGGACGGTGGTACCCATTGCCGATCAAACCTTCATCGGCGGCAGAAATTTCGTTATCGCCGCCGGACCCTGCGCCGTTGAGTCCTGCCAACAAGTGGGTAAGACCGCCGAGGCGGTCCGCCTCGGCGGAGCCAACATCTTGCGCGGGGGCGCCTACAAGCCGCGGACTTCGCCGTTCAGTTTCCAAGGACTGGGACGGGAGGGGTTGCGGCTCCTGGAGATCGCACGCGCACAAACCGGGTTACCGGTAGTGACCGAGGTCGTCGATGCCGCCGACGTGGACGCCGTTGCGGCAAGCGCTGACATCGCACAGGTCGGTGCCCGCAATATGCAGAACTTCGAACTCCTCAAGGCTCTCGGCCGCACCCAGGTACCCGTCCTGCTCAAGCGTGGGATGGCCGCGACAATCGACGAATGGCTTTTGGCCGCCGAGTACCTCCTCGATGGCGGCAATCCGAACGTTGTGCTGTGCGAACGCGGTATCCGCACCTTCGAGCCGTCCACCAGATTCACCCTCGATGTCAGCGCGGTAGCCGTAGTCAAGCAACTCAGCCGCCTGCCCGTCATCGTGGATCCGAGCCATGCGGCAGGCCGGGTGGACTTGGTCGCTCCCCTGGCAAAGGCCGCGGCCGCTGCAGGGGCCGACGGCATCATCGTGGATGTTCACATCGACCCGGAATCTGCCTCGTGCGATGCGGACCAGGCACTGCTGCCCGGCCAATTCGCGGCATTGGTGCGTGAACTCACCCCAGTGCTCGACGCATTGGGCCGACCACTGGCGACGGGGCGCCCGGAGGGCCCTGCTCTGGTACCGGCCGGTGGTCGCTTCACCGTTCCGGAAGGGGCAGCCTCATGA
- the asnB gene encoding asparagine synthase (glutamine-hydrolyzing) has protein sequence MCGITGWVDWQRDLALESATATAMTETMRLRGPDAGGTWTCAHAFLGHRRLAIIDIDGGAQPMADGHEAADTQVVITYSGEVYNFRELRAELVRAGHRFRTRSDTEVVLEGYKRWGPAVAERLNGMFAFAVWDARAQRLVLVRDRLGIKPLYYHRYEGGLLFGSEPKAILANPIFRAELDATGIAELFVVATAPTPGNGVFRGLSQVEPGHVVTFDRQGLRSTAYWSLSAVEHRDDADTAAQTVRDLLTDIVERQLVADVSIGTLLSGGLDSSAITAIAAHLRRDQGHDKIASYSVDFPGASQSFQSTTWHPTRDQPYATAVSAHVGTQHTTVLVEPSDVLTHEAKVLRARDLPGWGEMDVSLYLLFDQVKNFSTVALSGESADEIFGGYPYFTSPQAREFDGFPWLAGKTSPSVLLHENIRNTVDPVGYARSRYESAVAAAPRLDGENGADAVSRRISYLALTRWIGALLDRKDRISMATGLEVRVPFCDHRLIEYVWNVPWDIKTVGGQEKGLLRRAVADLLPQEVLERRKSGFPPNPDPNYLAAVHSRVTELLHTPNARVFDIVDRDKASAWLAENGTLPSPRAASTTTAGLSFLLNLNTWLTDYGVHVR, from the coding sequence ATGTGCGGTATTACCGGCTGGGTGGACTGGCAGCGCGACCTTGCCCTCGAATCCGCGACGGCCACGGCGATGACGGAAACCATGCGGCTACGTGGCCCGGATGCCGGTGGCACGTGGACGTGCGCCCACGCGTTCCTCGGCCATCGCCGGTTGGCGATCATCGATATCGACGGTGGCGCACAACCAATGGCCGATGGGCATGAAGCCGCGGACACACAGGTAGTCATCACATACAGCGGTGAGGTGTACAACTTCCGGGAATTACGTGCCGAGCTGGTACGTGCCGGACATAGGTTTCGCACTCGGTCAGACACCGAAGTGGTCCTGGAGGGCTACAAACGCTGGGGTCCGGCCGTGGCCGAGCGCCTCAACGGAATGTTCGCCTTCGCGGTGTGGGACGCCAGGGCGCAACGGCTGGTTCTGGTGCGCGATCGGCTGGGGATCAAACCGCTCTATTACCACCGCTACGAGGGCGGGCTGCTTTTTGGCTCCGAACCCAAAGCAATACTTGCCAATCCGATATTTCGGGCCGAGCTCGATGCCACCGGCATCGCCGAACTTTTCGTGGTGGCCACCGCCCCGACACCCGGCAACGGCGTGTTTCGTGGGCTCAGTCAGGTGGAGCCGGGGCATGTGGTGACCTTCGACCGGCAAGGGTTGCGCAGCACCGCGTACTGGAGCCTGAGCGCCGTCGAGCATCGTGATGATGCCGACACCGCCGCCCAAACGGTACGTGACCTTCTCACCGATATCGTGGAACGCCAGCTGGTCGCCGACGTTTCGATCGGCACCCTGCTCTCGGGCGGCCTCGATTCCAGCGCCATCACCGCCATTGCCGCGCATCTGCGCCGCGACCAGGGACATGACAAAATAGCCAGCTACTCAGTCGATTTCCCAGGAGCTTCGCAGTCGTTTCAAAGCACCACGTGGCATCCCACGCGGGACCAGCCCTATGCGACGGCGGTGAGCGCACACGTGGGAACCCAACACACCACGGTCCTGGTCGAACCCTCGGACGTTCTCACCCACGAGGCCAAGGTGTTGCGCGCCCGCGACCTACCGGGCTGGGGCGAGATGGATGTCTCGCTGTATCTGCTGTTCGATCAGGTGAAGAACTTCTCCACGGTCGCACTGTCTGGAGAGTCCGCTGACGAAATCTTCGGTGGTTATCCGTATTTCACATCCCCGCAGGCACGCGAATTCGACGGTTTCCCTTGGCTCGCAGGCAAAACCAGCCCGTCGGTGCTGCTTCACGAGAACATCAGGAACACGGTCGATCCTGTCGGCTACGCCCGATCCCGCTACGAGAGTGCCGTCGCCGCGGCTCCCCGGCTGGACGGCGAGAACGGCGCGGACGCGGTGTCGCGCCGGATCTCGTATCTGGCGCTCACCCGATGGATCGGAGCCCTTCTCGATCGCAAGGATCGCATCAGCATGGCGACAGGACTCGAAGTACGGGTGCCGTTCTGCGATCACCGGCTGATCGAATATGTCTGGAATGTCCCGTGGGACATCAAGACCGTCGGCGGTCAGGAGAAGGGGCTACTCCGTCGCGCTGTCGCCGATCTTCTTCCGCAAGAAGTCCTGGAACGCCGCAAAAGCGGATTCCCTCCCAACCCCGACCCGAATTATCTTGCCGCAGTTCACAGCAGGGTAACGGAACTATTGCACACGCCGAACGCACGGGTCTTCGACATCGTCGATCGCGACAAAGCCTCGGCGTGGCTCGCGGAGAACGGCACCCTGCCTAGCCCACGTGCGGCCTCGACCACCACCGCAGGGTTGAGCTTCCTACTGAACCTCAATACCTGGCTTACCGACTACGGAGTGCATGTCCGTTGA